AGTTTCCATCTTATGATTTAAAAGTTTGAACTTTAGTATCTGCATATCAATTCTCATATAATAGGAATGAAAAGTCAATTGgtaagaaaaaaatagcaaagCCAAAAGAATGTACTGGTTTAAGATAGTGTTCAGGGTAGATCTTTTCAACATAtaggcaacaacaacaacaacacaaattgGCACATGGTAGATACCCTATTCGTTATTAAAAAGCAGTGTCTTTTTTCGTTATCATACACCTCTTTTTTTGAAATCTTCCCTTAGGTAATTTCTAGCCAACTCTGCATTCTGATAGCCAGTGGCTAATTATATCCCCCAAAGACAAAGCAGGTAAAGGGGCAAGAAATTATGTTTGCTGGACTTTAGGGACATCttgttatttatttgtatttttttttcattctcctcTTTGCCTTAATTTGTAATTTGTCTGTAAGTTTGCCTTATGCATTAAATTTAAATAACTAATGTGTTGTAATGGATTGTGTTTTCTAAATTGCTATTTTATTGCAACAAAATAAATTTCAATACaccaataaattatttttttgtaaacTTTTTCTTTAATGGAACTAAGGTTTTAATAAATGACCATTCATTATGATTTAGACAACAGTTGAAAACATATGACTTTTCTGTGTATGTATATTAAATTTTCTCCCAAACTAAGAAACTGAGTCATCAAAGGAAGAAGTCCTATCCTGTAACTTGATTAAGCCATAGTCTTCCTGCTAGAAAGAAGTTGATGTATTCAGCAGCTCAGGGAAGTGGAGTTCTCCAATTTCCTTGTGAATGAAcaaagatgaatgaatgaataacagAAGATGGATCAGAGATTCAATTTATCTAAAGATTCATTAATGTTCCACTAAGAATAGTTTCCACTTATGATCCAATGTGGACTGGGGAAAGACATGGCTGTTTCTTTTAGATTGAATTTTGTTCTACAATCATCTTCTTCCTTCTTTAGTACTGTTAGGGTACCTGACACAAATATTCATCAGAGACACATCTCTGAGTTCAAGCGAACGCTCATTGACTGAGAATATCTTCCAGGCTGCCCTTCTGCAATGTGAAACAGCCTGCTGAACGAGATATTCCAGTACAATGGAGTAGTTAAAAAATAACCTGTTTGATTGTGTGATTGTTACTTGATTTTTTGGCTGTGGTTTTGGTAGTTAGGGACTCTTTCAGGTTGGTTCTAACGGGATGGTCCTGCCTGGGTGGACAGGTGCTGATTATCAAAACTGAGTTACTTTGGCCTATGGACCTAACAAGTACTAGGgtgacttttattttaaaaacttaaagacTGGTTTTAAGTAATATTCTTAGATCTTGAATAGAGTTCTTTTTTCCCAGAAATGATAaaacaatggatttttttcatATGATCAAACATCTacctaaaaagaaatgaaaacaggaaaaaaatgaaggaagtaaagatatagatattatatatgtaaataatatTATGGATCCTATTTTCTACCTTATGTCTTATTACCATAATATCACATCCCTAACTCCTAGAATACCTAAAGTTTTACTTATTTAGCCACACAATATTTCATAAACCTTAGTTAGAGAAAATTCTCTGGAAAAAGACTGTGGCCTGATATAAAACAAATAGTTTTACAGAATACAGAAATCTCTGGTTTATCTAAAATATTAGGGTCTATACACCACTTATTTATGTCTTGTTAGCTATTGCAAACAAAACACACTGttatactttttataaaaatggaaataatttttgTCTCAAAATTGGAGATAGTTTCTTAAATTGCACACTAAAATAGttcattttcataaaataaaaaatatgaaacttATAAATTACCAAAAAAATCTCAGAGAAAGGAATTTTTAATAACAGCATTCAGAGAGGTGTAGTCTCTACAGTTCTCATTGGGAGGCAAGATAGTTGGTCCCTCATGTATTGCTCTAGAAAAAActtaattatcttttgaaaagggaagttgttaaggtctataaacaagtcagattggctcctgttattttgccagagaaatgttagagtctataaaaaaagtctgcatggtgcctgacaaaatgccagagggagtggtttgtgaagtaacaaaagtgagccattaagtgtggagattccttattggttgactgctgtatctattgtatgctaattagataagctgtgtaaaatgtataaataccactcctgtcctacaataaacggctctcactcctgctgtatcaatctacacaagttgttcatcactccccggttattttgcccagccaggcgGGCTGCGGCAGGAAGTGACACTGAAACAAAACCTTTGTTCCAGTTTAGATGTGAGGTATCACCCAGAAGCTTacacatgagacaatgcaagaaggttcagaggagaaatgataggGTTGTGAGACTCAACCCAATTAATGAATTAATCCCCCCCACATAGGGATTaactggtaactgaagtggttgggtatggctggaggatgtAGAAATTGTGGGCgtggctttggagtatatatttgtagCTGGTAAGTAGAGACCtaactctctgctttctgatcgtgAAGTGAGCTGtttccttctgccacactcttctgccatgatgttctacctcaccttgaaCCCTGTGGAATGGAGTCTGCTGTCAATGGATTGTGACCTCTAAAACTGTAACCctccaaataagcttttcctcctctacaattgttcttgtcagatcttttagtaAGCAAAATGTTCTGTTGTGCTATTGAACCATAGTATGACTCTAGATAACAAAAATGTACTCTTCATTTGCAAAAGCaggaagaaattattttgaaagttttactatgaagaaatgacaaataagaatataggaaaaaataaacaaatcccaaatgttttgtctgatataagaTGACTGAActataatggggtagggagggggagcatgggaggaaaaaatgaactctagatagggcagaggggtggaaggggaagggagggaacaggtgtttagcaatgatggtggaatgtgatacacATCattatgtatgaagacttgaattagtgtgaacatactttagacacagagatataaaaaattgtgctgtatatgtgtaacaagaattgcaatgcattctgctgtcatgtatttaaaaaataaaatcaattaaatattttaaaaaatatataggtacCCTTACTGTGAGTTAAAAATTACACAACGTATACACATATCAAACCATCCCATGGTACATTCTTAATGTGTACTATCCGTAAGTTTTTATGtatcagagaaaaataaatgatagaTTCAACACATGAATGAGGACATGCTTTAATTAATTCAaactgcattttcttctttttgttttccttattaTATTATTCAGCAAACCACATATTGACTTAACAACTTTATCATGGAGGCTCTCACTTCCTGGTTGCGAAGTGTATATATTACAGGGTTCAGCAAAGGAAagatgactatatggaagaaaaaaacCACTTTGTCAGATGGGAAAACCTGGAAGGGGCGGGTGTAGATAAAAATAGGAGGTCCAAACATGAGGGACACAACGATAATATGTGTTTTGCAAGTGGAGATAGCCTTGCTCTTCCCTTCTGAGGAGTGTCCCTTTACTCTGCAGAGGATGACAGCATAGGTGGCCAGAAGGCCCAGGAAGCAGAGCAGGGTGAGCTGGCCACTGTTGGAGACCATCAGGAGCTCCACCACAAAGGTGTCAGTGCAGGCCAGCTTGATGACCTGTGGCACATCCCAGAAGAAGTTGTCCAGCTGGTTTGGGCCACCGAAGGGCAAGTGCAGGATAAGGGCCACTTGCACAATGGAGTGGGCAAAGGCTCCAAGCCACAGAGAAAAGTGAGACTAGCACAAAGACCAGGAGCTCAGCATCTTGAGATTGGGTCAAACCAAGGAGGATAAATTCTGTCACTACTGTGCTGTTCCCTCTCTCCATCACTTCTCATTctgcaaaataaaagcaaaacagaGGTCATCTGTTAGAaacactttttcttttgtttcacagGTCCACCCCAGATAAAAGCAATATTTGCCATAGCCAACACATCCTAGTTAAATACAATTAATACCTCATAAGACTTCTGTGTCCTGGATCAATCcctctctccttcttcttctaaTTTCTCACTAAGGCTCTCTTTTTCTAGTCACATGCACATTTAACTTTTATCCTGTGTTTATATATAACTGTCTTCTCTAGGACCCTGGGACGTTTTGCTTGGGGTATGTTAGAAATTTCCCAGTTAATGGAAAACTTAACCATTATCAAGGTTgtcctttttgtggtgttgtaGGCCTATTATTATTGTTAATGGTTCTTCATCATTTGTAATTGTTAGATTTTGGCCAACTTTGGGTTCCTtctctttatcctcaaaaaacaaAGTGCTTTTGCACTTGCTTTTTTATTCAGGTCCTATGCAAGCCTGAGTTCCTGATTGCtatctttctgtttgttttctgaATTTATGTATTGCTGCTTTGCAACTCTCTGCTCTGCTTTGTTGTCCTTTGTGCATTCTCCTAAACTGGTCATCAGGATCTCAAGCAAAATCTGTACATGTGACTTGCCTTAGGGGGTTCCTTTAATTAACGATGGTCTGGGCCAATCCTATATCTGCACTATATCCTGCTCTTAAATTCTAATTAATATTCACCCAGCCTCATTTGCTTAATCAATCTCAGAATGTTAGTCAAATGATATCCTTCTCTCTAACAGGTATTGTTTTATAATACAAAAATTcatcagaatatataaaaaattttgtCTATCCCTACTAATAATATTAAAGCATAGTAGAGTAGGAATTCTCTAGATGGAAATATACTGTAACATATTCATTtgatatataagaaaaaaataaaaattttaaatttatgattAATGTACTCTTTTTTGAACTTATTAGCAAGTGATAGGCAAAATTATGGGTGCGTATTTTTACATTTCAACTAATTAGATAATTATTAATTAATGGTTCATCTATTGGTGCAATTTATTTATGCACTTTATAATATCATGGTAttgcttttcaaaatatttcccctttTCTGGCTATAATGTTTTACTAAATATTTATGCTAGAGAAATTGGGAATTAAGGTGTAGTCCATATGATGGTTTGCAAAGTAGAATATTCATTCTAGGGAGGGGGCATAACATATTTAATTGGGGTGATTAATAATAGTGGACCTTCTTTCTATGTCACTCTAAgctatatttttgaaaaatcttatatttccCAATGTGCTATAATTTTTGTGTTAGTATAATTGtacaaatatttaataacaaataAATTCTCACACATTGTTAGACTGCATGTTTTAGTACTGGAGTGGATGACTTAAAAGATGAATCATTACTAATTAAAACTGATTGCTGCCATACAACATACAAGTAGTACCATtgagttttgtgtttttttttaagagagagagagacagagggagagatttttaatatttatttttttagttttcggtggacacaacatctttgttttaatgtggtgctgaggattgaactggggccgcatgcatgccaggcgagcacacgaccgcttgagccacatccccagccccaataccaCTGAGTTTTGATTACAGGTAATGCTTTCTTTTCAGAAGTTCCAGGAACCCAGGTTAATGCAATTTGGCAATGGAAAGTAATGAAAtacacatgctacaacatgaataaaaagaaaaagctttACATTATGTTAATGGGGATAGTCACACAAAAGAAACAATATTTAAAAGGTCCAGAAATGGAAAACTTAGAAGAAATGTAGCATAATGATTGCCTAGGTTTAAAGGGTGGAATGAAGATTGACACAGCATATATGAGAACGTTTTAGCCTGATGAAAGTGTTCTAGAATTATATTATGATGATTCTTGCATGATAAACTATGATTAAATAGTGCATTTTAAATGTTGTGTTTTATGATGTGCTGATAATATCaatattgaaaaatattgatGTAAGTAAATGTGGAGTGATACTAATGTAAATGTAATATAAATTACTAATGACATCACTATATAGATGAGATAGGAAGGGAAAAATGagggaaagaataaaaaataatcagaTCCAAAAGACCTTACAGAACTCATGGGACACTTAGGCAATGTGTTatattttaccacacacctgTGAGGAAATatctaaacatttattttatgtgattaGTCACATTTGTAACTAATAACTAAATGTTATAGAACAAGTACTCACAACAAAGGAGCACATatttagacacacaaacacataatcccACATGCATTAGCACACATAGAGTGAGTCTTAGAAATCTGAAATATGACATAATGCCTTTGATATCCTTAGAAGTAGCTAGGGAGCTGCCTTCTCTGTACCTACTTACACCTCCACATCCACACTTCACACTGTCTGCAGAATCTGTTCCCAGGACAGTGAGCTTGGGAGCTACCCTCCTGTACTTACATCTGGTGCATCCACTGCTCACCTGAGTTGATCAACTGTGCTTCTTCAGGTTCAAGGTTCTAAGACACAGGTAGCTCTCACTCTTCCTTTGTTTACTTTCCATTGTCTGTACCTATTCCCTGTCACCCAACAGATGGAATTCCATACCTTCCCAAGTCTTTGGTCCACTTCCTGCCCTCTTCAAGTCTCATTTCTGTTCTTGAGGTTCTTAAATCATGCTCATCAGAGACTGAGAATAGCTGTGTATGAGATGACATTCCTCTGTTTGAGCCTGGAGAACAGGTTCAAGCAATGGGTATCACAAGTTAAAATAAGTGTTCAGGCAGGGAGGACAAAGAAGTTATGTTAGTGTGGGCTAAGGTGGAGCCTGAAGGTGGTTACCACCTCTAGCCTTCCTTGTCATTTCACCTGCTACAATACTCATCTGGCACTGCAGATGCACAGGCAGAGGGGAGCTCATATCCCTCATTCTTTCTCAGAATTCAGTTGCACAAGCATCTGCAGGCCAGATTGTGCATAACTAGGTAGCCATTAGTCCATCTGCTAGAGCCATGGCTTGAAGACAGAATCTCTATCCTAGCACCTGTCTCCTTCATCATTCCCAATTGAttttcttttgcttctttttccttcctcttccttctgCTAATTCTATCttcatatattcatatgtatTCTTTCACATTGCTTTCAATTTTGTAGTttctttcccttttatttttttctctgtaatTTTCTCTCTATTCTCTTCTTTTCCTCATTTGCTTTCTTACTtattcttttctcctcctcccaCTTGTCCACATTATTTGAGACTTAAGTATTTTTCACTGTCTTTTCTACATACATAATTTCAGTACATTCAATGCTCATTTTTTCAATAATTCTGAAGTAGTGGATTGTTTACCTTTGGTTAATATTTCTGTTGATTACATGGGCTAAATTCTAAACAGTCCACATGCAAGGACTAGAAAAATGAAATCTATCACTAGATGGGAAAACATCAAAGACAAATGATTTTCAACTTGCTCCATCTTGATAGTTTATTCTTCATTCTTCTAAGATATTCCttgtaataaataaaaaatgaattatcATATTAAAATTTGTCTATAGTTCTTTAATTTGAATGACATGTATCTTTGTCTGTTTCTCCTATTAGAAATGAATACCATAGACCTGAGAAATTTATAAAAACTATGGAACAATTCAGCTCATATTTGTGAAGGCTAAGGTATTCAAGATGAGGTGGCATACCTAATGAGGGCCTTCCTGCTGCTGTGGATTTTTGAAAAGTACCAAGGTGTTGCCAGTCATTAAATGTTTGGACAGAACAATCATGCTAACTTGGATCTCTCTATTATTTTAAAGTTACTAATAGAGTCATAGGGGCCCCATGTTCATGATGTCATCTAATTACCTTACAAAAGCCCTAATGTAAAATATGTAAACATAAATTTGGAGGATTAAGTTTTGACATGAGAGactcaacatggcggcgggcgggGAGTCAGCGCTTTCAGTACCTCCTCAGCCATGCTGACAGAGAGACACATCAGAACTTTTggattctacctgctgagaaactcccaGCAAGATTCCGCTGAAGTGAGACCTAGGTGGGGAATTTGGGATTATTGGAGGTGACAGCTTAACCCGGACAGGTGAATCTCGGCCACCCTGTGCAGAGGTCCGGCCAGTGATTACCTGGCGACCAGCGCAGAAGGAGGCATTTCAGCATTGCCAGAGACTGTGTGCAGCGTAAATACCCTTTGAAGACATTGCTAACCAAGCCTTCATGAAACAGCGGACCAGAACTGAAACCGATTCTGGGACAGACCAGAGACAGGCAAGACCCAACCCTCCCatgggacactccggcaaggagtttggggcccgccatagcaaagagctgatgtcaccagagTTGGGCGGAGGGGATCCCTTCCCAGCAAAATCGCTTcaacaggtgtgtgactcccattCCCACCAGATGCTTAAGGCTGGGCAACCTCAAAAATCTCACCCCAGAGCTCTGTGTGCATGACTGTAAGGGCCAAGGGAAGCAGAGGAGACTCCTGACTCCCAACTCCCCCTACCACTAGCAGCGAAACCCAAGGCCTTAGCTGCCAGTTCCCGGGGCATGGCCACCAAAGGGGTCCAGACAA
This region of Callospermophilus lateralis isolate mCalLat2 chromosome 3, mCalLat2.hap1, whole genome shotgun sequence genomic DNA includes:
- the LOC143393933 gene encoding olfactory receptor 4N5-like — encoded protein: MDEGNLSTLSEFILMGLGHSWSMQVLLFMLFLLLYLITVSENIVTMTLISTDPHLHPPMYFFLAKLFFVDTWLSSITTPKIITNFLREKKTISFAGCRCQIFFTHLTAAFEMVLLVSMAYDRYVAICKPLHYSTIMNLQRCTGISHFSLWLGAFAHSIVQVALILHLPFGGPNQLDNFFWDVPQVIKLACTDTFVVELLMVSNSGQLTLLCFLGLLATYAVILCRVKGHSSEGKSKAISTCKTHIIVVSLMFGPPIFIYTRPFQVFPSDKVVFFFHIVIFPLLNPVIYTLRNQEVRASMIKLLSQYVVC